The window TCGTACTTTCCGAATTTTGGCTTGATGCACCAAGCGCATCGATGCGGCTCGACAGGGCCTGAATCTGATTCTCGATCGCTGGCAGCATGGCAGCGTTGCCACTTTGCCGGGCGGCGTCAAAATTGTCGGCGAGCTGCCGAACTTGGTCAGCGATCGCCTGCTGCAGATCGTTATTGGTGCCGAGCTCAACGCTCGCACGAACGCGCGACAACTCACCGCTCAGCTCACGCACTTCGTCGCGGCTGATCATACCTGCTTCGTCGTAACGCCTATTCAGGTCGACAATGTGCTGCTCTAGCTGAGCCAACCCTTCATCGGCACGCGGACCGGGCATGGAGGAGATGAGCTTTTCGATACGTGCAGCAATTGCATCGATGATCGGACCGTCTTCCGCGGAAATTGCCTGGTAAATGGCATCGACTTTGCTGTCCAACTTACCGAAATGGGGCTCGAGCCGCGCCTCAACCGCATCAACCAACGCGTCGCCGTTGGGCATCGCGGCGATGCAGGCGTCGACCCGCTCGTTCAAAACGTGCACTGCCGTCGTCAGCCGAACATTGGTGTCGTCCTCCTGGAGGGCCGTCACGCGCCCCGTTAAATCCAGAAGGGCCTGCTCGATCTCGCGAACGGGAATCGTATTGGTGAACGTATCCACCTGGCGGGAGAGCGCGGCCACCTGGCGCACCACTTCCGACTGATCGGCAAGGTTCCCGCCGAGCGCTTCAAGCCGCTGATTGAGGGCATCAATCTGCTCGCCATATCCACCAGTCGCTTGCTCGATGCGGTCAATCGCTCCAAGTCGATTGTCGAAGAACGACATATCAACGGGCGATGGTGAGGTATCGCGCACTTCGTCGCGTATCGTGTCCAGAGCACTGTGCAATGCGCCGATCTCGTCGCGAAAGCGGCTCAGCTGACTGAGTTCGCTTTGGATAGCGTCCAGCCGCTCGGCTGTCTGATCGCTACCGGTATCCGGTGAAGAAAGCGCTTCGATCCTGGCTTCAAGCGCCACCAAGCGCTCGACAATCGCTCCGATAGAATCCTGCATCGCATCGGGGCTCATGCCGCGTGCCAATTGCGAGACTTCTTCCAGCGCTGCGGTTATCCGGGCCTGATCGGTCTGCCCATCGCTCTCAAGACGCGAGAGCGCACTGCGCATCTCATCGAGGACAGCACCAGTCCCGCTCTGGCTCAGCGTGTCCAGCGCCTCTCGCAAGCCTGTCACTTCGCTGTACAGCGCGTCGACTTTCTCGTCGGCGGTGCCATCTCCCTTCAGGCCGTCCAGGCGCTGAAGGATATGGTGGTAGCCCTCTTCAAGCGATCGGATTGCGTCCGGGGTCGGCATATGCGCCAAGGTTTGCTGCACGGCACCGATTTGTGCCTCCAGCTTGGAAAGCCCATCGCTTTGATCAATGTCGACGGGCTGACCTTGCTCCATCAGTCGCTGCTCGAGAGCGGCAACCTGCGACTGTAGCGTCGGCAGAACCTCAAGCGCTGGCAGGGCACGGCTTGCCAAGTTGGCCTGCTGCTCCGCACTGGACTGGGCAAGCGATCGGACGTCGGCAAGTGCATCGGTCAGCCGGGCAAACTGCGCATCAAGATGGGCGGTGGTGTCAATTTGCGGTACGGTCGGTGGTGCAGGCATCTGCGCGGCGGGCGCCACGTCAGGCTGGTATCGCGGCTGCGGCTGCGGCTCGTCGGCAGCAAAGACATCGGGTTCCCCGGCCCCACTGTCCAATTCCCGCTTTCTGCGGCGCAAGGCTTCCAACGGATCGTAATCGCGATCCTGGGCAGCGGTCGGCACATCCGGAGCCACTTGCTGATGTATTTGGGACTCATCGGCAACCGGCAACGGGGCAGGCAGATCGGCGTGCTGCGGGTTCTCCGTCGGCTCGGGCGCGGCCGGCGCAAGACCGCCATTTCCGGTGACCTTGTTCTCCAGGCTTTCGATATTCTTGGCAATCGCGGCGAGACGAGACTGAAGGTCAGGCCCGGGCTGCTGGCTGGGGGCGACAAATCCATCATCGATCTGCGCGCTGGCGCCAGGCGACGTCGCCCAGTCGTCCGTGGACTGGGTTTGCGGGGCGGTTGCTGGCGACTGGTTTGCGGGCGCTTGGCCGAGGACGTTTTGCATCCAATCGCCAACCGTTGGCGTTCGCGGCGACGCCGAAACAGGCGCTTCCTGCGATTTGTGATGCCTAGAAATTCGGGATTGCTGAACCATCCCTACCCCAACTGTTCCATAACAAGCCGAAAGCCGCCGGACCTTCGACCGAAGCGCTTTGCGGCAAACTGCGACGAACATGGTAAACGTGGGGTAAACGTTTCCGGGCAGTAAACGCATCACGATGGGCCATTCACGACCTTGACGTAAGCTGGTTTACGTCCATTATACATCTTATAGTTGTATTTTTTGTTTGCGCTCGCAAAGCGTCCTTGCGAGCGATTGGTACCGGACCGGAGGCAAATCCCGTGCCGCTGCGTCGGCTCCTAAGCTGAACCCACGGCTGGCTGGACAGGCTGAGCCGCAACCATTAGCCAGAAGGAATTCGCAATGAGACCTTTGGAACCCATGCCGTCAGTCGAAGCCGGACCCGTTGAGACCGAATACGCCATCGGCGAACTAGCGCGTGAGTTTGATCTGACCTTGCGCACCTTGCGCTTTTACGAAGACAGAGGCCTGCTCCGCCCGCGGCGCGTTGGAATGCAGCGCATTTATTCGCGACGTGACCGGGCTCGGCTGAAACTGATCGTAATGGGCAAGAAGGTTGGGTTTTCGCTTCATGAGATCGGAGAGATGCTCGATCTGTACGATCTCAAGGACGGCCAAGCTGGACAACTCATCACAGCCCGCGATCGCTTCCTTGGGCAGATTAATGTCCTGGAGAACCAAAAGCAGGAAATCGAGAGAGCGATCGGCGAACTGCAGCGGACCGTTGAAGTGGTAACGGGCATGTTGAAGGCCAAACAAGAGAACGAAGCGGCTTAGCCCTCAGGGATACCGTCGGCGTCACCTCCGGCGGTCACGCAGGTTCAAATTGCCGAGAGTTCCGTTGTCTATAGACAGCGAAAGCTCTAACTCGGTTCAAGGCGTTTCTCTTCTTTCGCGCTAAGAAGGCAAATACCGACGATCCGATCCGGCAGTTTGTTCCTGGGCAAAGATGATGGCGACCCAAATTGATTACTACTTCACCCTGATCTCACCTTTCTCCTATCTGGGTCATCAAGCGTTGATGGAGGTCGTCCGGACCCACGGATCGGCTATTGCTTACCGTCCCTTCAACCTGTTCGATGTTTTCAAGACCTCAGGTGCTGTTCCCGTCCCTGAGCGCCCGGCTCCACGGCAAGCCTACCGATTGATCGAGCTGCAGCGCATTGCGCATTATCGTGATTTGCCATTGACCTTGCGCCCCAAGCACTGGCCGACGAATCCATCGCTGGCAAACGGCGCGGTGGCTGCCATCGCGCGGGAAGGTGGTGACCCGTCAGCCTTCATGTTTTCAGCGTTCCAAGCCTGCTGGGTTCATGATCACGATATCTCAGATCCGGCGACGATTTCGCCGCTACTGGAGCAGGCCGGGCATCCCGTCGATGCAACACTCGCCGCGGCCCAAAGCGACGCAATTGTCGCCGAGATTGCAACCAATACCGAGATGGCCATCACCGCTGGCGCAGTTGGCGCGCCCGTCTATGTTCTTGATGGCGAACCATTCTGGGGTCAGGATCGTATAGACTACCTCGATCATGCGCTCGCCACAGGTCGCGCGGCGTTCTCTGCCGACTGATACTTCCACACTGCCTCCACACAGTCAGAGGGCTGCCCGTGTTTCATTCGTTCTTCCCAAAGCCGAAGGTCTTCTTCTCCTCGTTCGCCATCTACGCTCTGGCGATGGTGATCTTCTGGTACGCCGCTGGACAAAACATGCAGTTTCTGTCGTTTGGCCCCTTATTCGGCGTTGAAACGATGCAAGCGATACCGGACGGTATTGCGCCCGATGTACCGGCCACTGGGGACACTGCTGACGCTCAGACGGGCGAGCCCGCTGCGGCCGCGGAGAGTTGGACGAGCCCGGAAACCTTCTGGTTCTACCAATACATGCTGACCGCTATCGCGCTGTTTGTCGGCTTCTGGATGTGGTACGCGCCCCATCCTTGGCAGCTTTGGTCGGTTGCTGGTTCGGCGCTGATCTTTTTCACCAACTGGTTTCTCGTCCAACTCGATGTGATGATCAACGAGTGGTTCGGGACATTTTACGATCTGATCCAGCAGGCCCTGTCTGAACCAGGCTCCATCGATGGCCGGGACTACTATCTCGGCATCGCCACATTCCTTCAAATCGCACTTGTCTACGTCTTTGTCGCGGTGATGTTCCGCTTCTTTGTCAGTCACTACGTGTTTCGCTGGCGCACAGCGATGAACAATTACTACACCGGAATGTGGAAGCGCGTGCGGCACATCGAGGGCGCATCGCAGCGCGTTCAGGAAGACACGATGCGGTTCGCATCCATCACCGAGAGTCTCGGTGTGGCCCTCCTCGACTCGGTGATGACGCTGATCGCGTTTCTGCCCCTTTTGTGGGGCCTTTCGGCGGCAGTCACCGAACTACCGATCATCGGCGAAGTCAGCCAAGGATTGGTATTTGTCGCGATCATCTGGTCGATCATCGGCACGGTGCTGCTGGCCGCCGTCGGCATCAAGCTGCCGGGCCTGGAGTTCAATAATCAGAAGGTGGAGGCGGCCTACCGCAAGGAACTTGTTTACGGCGAGGACTATGTCGAGCGCGCGCAGCCGCAATCGCTCGTTGAGCTATTTGCCGATGTACGCAAAAACTATTTCCGGCTCTACTTCCACTACCTCTACTTCAACGTGGTGCGGATCTTTTATCTGCAGATCGGCAATCTCATCCCCTTCATCGCGCTGGGACCGACGATCATTGCGGGCACAATCACACTTGGCACCATGCAGCAAATTATGCGCGCCTTCGGCCGGGTGGAGAACTCGTTCCAGTATCTGGTGAACTCATGGACGACGATCATCGAACTGATGAGTGTTTACAAACGCCTCAGCGCCTTCGAGCGCGCGGCGCTGGCGAGCCCGGAAGGCGGTGTGGGTACCCAGGCGGCCAACCCAGCAGAATAAGGCTACACTCTTTGAATCTCCCCGTCTCGCTCCACATGGTTGGGCATGCGTGCTGACGAGTTCATGACGATCCGCCCCGAGGGGCTTTATTGCATCCCAGGTGATTTCTTCATCGACCCGGTTACCCCGGTCGATCGGGCACTCATCACGCACGGCCACGCCGACCACGCGCGTCCCGGCCACGGCTCTGTTTTGGCAACCTCCGAAACACTGATAATTATGGCCATCCGGTACGGCGCCAATTTTGCAGGCCAAACGCAGTCGGCGGAGCTGGGCGACGCGGTATCGATCGGCGACACTCGGGTGAGCTTTCATCCAGCGGGTCATGTACTCGGCTCGGCTCAGATCTGCATCGAACATGCCGGGCACAGATTGGTCGCCTCGGGCGACTACAAGCGCCACGCCGACCCAACGGTGACGCCCTTTGAGGTGGTACCCTGCGACACGTTCATCACAGAGGCTACGTTTGGACTGCCGGTGTTTCGCCATCCTGCCGGTGCTGATGAGGTTGCGAAGCTGCTCCGATCCCTCGAGTTATTTCCCGACAGGCCACATCTTGTTGGCGCTTATGCTTTGGGGAAAGCGCAGCGGGTCATCGCCGAAGTCCGAGCCGCTGGCTACGACGCGCCAATCTACTTGCATGGAGCGATGGAGAAGCTCTGCAACTTTTACCAGGCGCAAGGCATCGACTTGGGTGAGCTGCGCCCGGTGGCCGGCCTCAAGGGTAAGGAGGTTGCAGGACAGATCGTTGTTTGCCCGCCAGGTGCGATGGCAGATCGCTGGTCGCGAAAGTTTGGTGATGCCATGACCTGTTTTGCGTCAGGGTGGATGCGGGTTCGCGCTCGGGCGCGCCAGCGTGGCGTCGAACTTCCGCTTGTCATGTCGGATCATGCTGACTGGGATGATCTTTGCCGCACAATCATAGACACCGGGGCATCAGAGATCTGGGTCACACATGGACAGGAGGACGCGCTCGTGCACTGGTGCGGCACCCAAGGCATCGCCGCGCGCCCGCTCAACATGATCGGCTATGGCGACGATGATGAGGAGCAGGTGGAGGCCGCTGCATGAGGGCTTTTGCTGCCCTCCTGGATAGGCTTGCCTATGAGCCAAGGCGCAATGGAAAGCTGCGCCTTATGATCGACTATTTTCAAAGGACGCCGGACCCTGAGCGTGGCATTGCCCTTGCTGCGATCACAGGTGGACTCGACTTCAAGAACGCTAAACCGGCGCTTATTCGCGGGCTGGTCGAGGAGCGCACCGACCCGGTTCTGTTCGGGCTGTCTTACGATTACGTTGGAGACATGTCGGAAACGGTGGCGCTTATCTGGCCGACGCACCACGGCACGAACGAGCCGCCACCGTCGCTCGGCGACGTGGTCGAGGCTCTGGATACAGTTGGCAAGGCGCAGATGCCGGCCCTTATCGCTCGCTGGCTGGATACACTCGATGAGACGGGCCGCTGGGCACTGCTGAAGCTGATCACCGGTGGGCTGCGCGTGGGCGTATCTGCCCGGCTCGCGAAGACCGCCGTGGCAGGGCTCGGTGATCTGGAGCCCGACGCCATTGAGGAAGTCTGGCATGGCCTCAAACCACCCTATGTGAGCCTTTTCGCATGGGCCGAGGGGACAGCCGGTCGGCCAGAAAACGATGATCCAGCACCGTTTGCCCCAGCCATGCTTGCACACCCTGTAGAAGACAAAACGTTCGAGACGCTCGATGCATCACTGTTCACGGCCGAGTGGAAGTGGGATGGCATCCGCGTGCAAGCTGCCACTGGCACCGCGAAAGATGGACGTCCTGTGGCGCGGCTCTACTCACGTACCGGCGACGATATTTCCGGAGCCTTTCCCGACCTGATCGGTGCACTTCCAGGTGATTGCACCCTCGATGGCGAACTATTGGTGATCATCGACGGGCGCGTGCAGACCTTCAACACGCTCCAACAGCGCCTCAACCGAAAGACTGTTTCCAAGAAACTGCTCGCCAGCCATCCCGCCGCCATCCGCGCATACGATCTGCTGCGGTTAGGCGACGACGACCTCCGCCCCCTGCCCTTTGCCGAGAGGCGGGCACGGCTTGAAGCGCTCGTCGCAGATCATGCTAATCCGCGCCTCGATCTATCGTCGA is drawn from Pseudomonadota bacterium and contains these coding sequences:
- a CDS encoding MerR family DNA-binding transcriptional regulator, which codes for MRPLEPMPSVEAGPVETEYAIGELAREFDLTLRTLRFYEDRGLLRPRRVGMQRIYSRRDRARLKLIVMGKKVGFSLHEIGEMLDLYDLKDGQAGQLITARDRFLGQINVLENQKQEIERAIGELQRTVEVVTGMLKAKQENEAA
- a CDS encoding 2-hydroxychromene-2-carboxylate isomerase, which gives rise to MMATQIDYYFTLISPFSYLGHQALMEVVRTHGSAIAYRPFNLFDVFKTSGAVPVPERPAPRQAYRLIELQRIAHYRDLPLTLRPKHWPTNPSLANGAVAAIAREGGDPSAFMFSAFQACWVHDHDISDPATISPLLEQAGHPVDATLAAAQSDAIVAEIATNTEMAITAGAVGAPVYVLDGEPFWGQDRIDYLDHALATGRAAFSAD
- the sbmA gene encoding peptide antibiotic transporter SbmA yields the protein MFHSFFPKPKVFFSSFAIYALAMVIFWYAAGQNMQFLSFGPLFGVETMQAIPDGIAPDVPATGDTADAQTGEPAAAAESWTSPETFWFYQYMLTAIALFVGFWMWYAPHPWQLWSVAGSALIFFTNWFLVQLDVMINEWFGTFYDLIQQALSEPGSIDGRDYYLGIATFLQIALVYVFVAVMFRFFVSHYVFRWRTAMNNYYTGMWKRVRHIEGASQRVQEDTMRFASITESLGVALLDSVMTLIAFLPLLWGLSAAVTELPIIGEVSQGLVFVAIIWSIIGTVLLAAVGIKLPGLEFNNQKVEAAYRKELVYGEDYVERAQPQSLVELFADVRKNYFRLYFHYLYFNVVRIFYLQIGNLIPFIALGPTIIAGTITLGTMQQIMRAFGRVENSFQYLVNSWTTIIELMSVYKRLSAFERAALASPEGGVGTQAANPAE
- a CDS encoding ligase-associated DNA damage response exonuclease → MRADEFMTIRPEGLYCIPGDFFIDPVTPVDRALITHGHADHARPGHGSVLATSETLIIMAIRYGANFAGQTQSAELGDAVSIGDTRVSFHPAGHVLGSAQICIEHAGHRLVASGDYKRHADPTVTPFEVVPCDTFITEATFGLPVFRHPAGADEVAKLLRSLELFPDRPHLVGAYALGKAQRVIAEVRAAGYDAPIYLHGAMEKLCNFYQAQGIDLGELRPVAGLKGKEVAGQIVVCPPGAMADRWSRKFGDAMTCFASGWMRVRARARQRGVELPLVMSDHADWDDLCRTIIDTGASEIWVTHGQEDALVHWCGTQGIAARPLNMIGYGDDDEEQVEAAA
- a CDS encoding cisplatin damage response ATP-dependent DNA ligase — its product is MRAFAALLDRLAYEPRRNGKLRLMIDYFQRTPDPERGIALAAITGGLDFKNAKPALIRGLVEERTDPVLFGLSYDYVGDMSETVALIWPTHHGTNEPPPSLGDVVEALDTVGKAQMPALIARWLDTLDETGRWALLKLITGGLRVGVSARLAKTAVAGLGDLEPDAIEEVWHGLKPPYVSLFAWAEGTAGRPENDDPAPFAPAMLAHPVEDKTFETLDASLFTAEWKWDGIRVQAATGTAKDGRPVARLYSRTGDDISGAFPDLIGALPGDCTLDGELLVIIDGRVQTFNTLQQRLNRKTVSKKLLASHPAAIRAYDLLRLGDDDLRPLPFAERRARLEALVADHANPRLDLSSMVAFGEWDQLAEARADPASHGAGADADAVEGVMIKRADSAYVPGRPKGPWWKWKRDPMLIDAVLMYAQRGHGKRSSLYSDYTFGVWTDEGALVPVGKAYFGFTDEELKQIDNFVRKHTTNRFGPVREVVHGKDAGLVLEVAFEGLQRSTRHKSGIAMRFPRISKLRWDKPPHEADTLETVTALLPAAERA